A stretch of Geotrypetes seraphini chromosome 2, aGeoSer1.1, whole genome shotgun sequence DNA encodes these proteins:
- the LOC117355783 gene encoding phosducin-like protein 2 yields the protein MQDLNEDTEWNDILRDFGILPPKEEPKDDLEEMALQMQKEAAVKPYERMTLKDLKEAEDELNEEDERAIEQYRQQRLQELKSLQRRQTFGELTEIISDQYVKEVTNAGEDVWVVLHLYSSSIPVCMQLNHHLSLLARKFPETKFLMAIATNCIKNYPDKCLPTLFVYKNGQIKGQFIGIVECGGTNLKLEELEWTLSEVGAIKSDLEENPKKEIIDMMTSSMRNSSIHHEDDDSHCSLQP from the coding sequence ATGCAGGATCTTAATGAAGATACAGAGTGGAATGACATATTAAGAGATTTTGGGATTCTTCCCCCAAAAGAAGAACCCAAAGATGATCTGGAAGAAATGGCTCTACAAATGCAGAAAGAAGCAGCAGTGAAGCCTTATGAAAGAATGACTCTCAAAGATCTAAAAGAGGCTGAGGATGAGCTTAATGAAGAGGATGAAAGAGCTATTGAACAATATAGACAACAGCGCTTACAGGAACTGAAATCTCTTCAGAGAAGACAAACGTTTGGGGAGCTGACAGAGATTATAAGTGACCAATATGTGAAAGAAGTCACAAATGCTGGAGAAGATGTTTGGGTGGTGCTACATCTGTACAGCTCAAGCATACCAGTGTGCATGCAACTAAACCATCATCTCAGTTTGCTGGCTAGAAAGTTTCCAGAAACCAAGTTCCTGATGGCCATTGCTACTAACTGTATTAAAAACTATCCTGACAAATGTTTACCAACATTATTTGTATACAAAAATGGCCAAATTAAAGGCCAGTTTATTGGCATTGTTGAATGTGGAGGGACAAATCTGAAACTAGAAGAACTTGAATGGACTCTGTCAGAAGTGGGAGCAATTAAATCAGACCTGGAAGAAAatccaaaaaaggaaattattgaTATGATGACATCTTCCATGAGGAACAGTTCTATTCATCATGAAGATGATGATAGTCATTGTAGTCTCCAACCCTAA